One Capsicum annuum cultivar UCD-10X-F1 chromosome 2, UCD10Xv1.1, whole genome shotgun sequence genomic window carries:
- the LOC107860086 gene encoding protein PLASTID MOVEMENT IMPAIRED 2 translates to MRYRGGSGGNLMEPSTSRGAVRETVQRERPLGKEKGEWALALGTTRSVRSSYVNSHVICLERRGWIDLCSDVTHLLLVIYCSLGSVKAAIGLYKGKVLEGNSALNKPSVMKSVEKPHPRTSQLHIARRDMGRLGESRKVAEAEKAQAESELLDAKKTVKELSSRIEELNSRSSVRNQDLEKLNTGKRGGSWGMALRNPRSNQYSQVMTELGYAKEELIKLKQDMASIMEEKRRAEQEIETSSLKMQSFSSKVEALRREVEELDEEIVLVELARIEAIKEFRAIEAQRREDAEKHSAAMLENRKKIDDMVQEIQISEELQEKLASTTSDVQVLQSELKQVKEMDKSIQKNKSLKVGSNFLEKDTCLLQSLKEDLETAKNELASIKRDSFQFMSSMDEVRDELKRISEESARIKKKGNKADLTIQNLNTKLLKAKAKLEAASENEGKASSIASSLLLSLEQLTNEVEEAENERVTAIEEAAKVKEEIQKTQSETVLAEERWEAAMQELENVKLSEATAMNNLKRLVDITMKSRASASTSTITISRFEYEYLKGRAAQAVDVADKKVAAAQAWTKALQASKKEISMKTEVVRKEIQELKMEEEQKGLRMEHSPSVKTLVDMQLQKWEEINEKNQEQSQKGLRAKSTSIRRVKFRKSSSPASRAASFAARRRRKVIPNIAKLFNSNSNDENL, encoded by the exons ATGAGATATAGGGGTGGAAGTGGAGGGAATTTGATGGAGCCAAGTACAAGTCGCGGTGCGGTGCGAGAAACTGTACAACGAGAAAGACCCCTCGGAAAGGAGAAGGGGGAGTGGGCTTTAGCGTTGGGGACAACTCGTTCGGTTCGATCCAGTTACGTAAACAGTCACGTGATTTGTCTGGAGAGACGTGGGTGGATTGACCT ATGCTCTGATGTTACTCATCTCCTCCTAGTTATATATTGCAGCTTAGGGTCAGTTAAGGCAGCCATTGGTTTGTACAAAGGGAAGGTTCTTGAAGGAAATTCTGCACTGAATAAACCCTCAGTTATGAAGTCTGTAGAG AAGCCACATCCAAGGACCAGCCAACTTCACATAGCAAGAAGGGACATGGGGCGACTCGGTGAGAGCAGGAAAGTTGCAGAAGCAGAAAAAGCCCAAGCAGAATCTGAGCTTTTGGACGCGAAAAAGACGGTGAAGGAGCTATCTTCAAGGATAGAAGAGTTGAATTCAAGATCAAGTGTCCGGAATCAAGACTTGGAGAAACTGAACACGGGAAAAAGAGGAGGAAGTTGGGGGATGGCGCTTCGCAACCCTCGGAGTAATCAGTATTCCCAAGTAATGACAGAGTTGGGGTATGCCAAAGAAGAGCTGATTAAGCTTAAACAAGATATGGCTTCTATCatggaagaaaaaagaagagcaGAGCAAGAAATAGAAACCTCTAGTTTGAAAATGCAATCTTTTTCAAGCAAAGTAGAAGCATTAAGAAGGGAGGTTGAGGAACTTGATGAAGAGATCGTGCTAGTTGAGCTAGCTCGAATAGAAGCCATTAAAGAATTCAGAGCAATTGAAGCTCAAAGAAGGGAAGACGCAGAAAAACATTCTGCAGCAATGTTGGAGAACAGGAAGAAAATAGATGACATGGTCCAAGAAATTCAGATATCAGAGGAGCTACAAGAAAAACTGGCCTCGACAACATCAGATGTCCAAGTTTTGCAAAGTGAACTGAAGCAAGTTAAGGAAATGGACAAGTCGATTCAGAAAAACAAGAGCTTGAAGGTCGGATCTAATTTCCTGGAAAAAGACACATGCTTGTTGCAGTCATTGAAAGAAGACTTGGAGACAGCAAAGAATGAATTAGCTTCCATTAAAAGAGACAGCTTCCAGTTCATGTCTTCAATGGACGAAGTGAGGGATGAGCTCAAACGCATCTCTGAGGAATCAGCTCGAATAAAGAAAAAGGGAAACAAGGCAGACTTGACAATTCAGAACCTCAACACGAAGCTTCTGAAGGCAAAAGCCAAACTGGAAGCTGCATCAGAGAATGAAGGAAAAGCAAGCTCTATTGCTTCAAGTTTATTGCTCAGTCTTGAACAATTGACAAATGAAGTTGAAGAAGCTGAGAATGAAAGGGTGACTGCCATTGAGGAAGCTGCAAAAGTCAAGGAAGAAATTCAGAAAACACAATCTGAAACGGTCTTGGCTGAGGAAAGATGGGAAGCTGCAATGCAGGAGCTTGAAAACGTCAAATTATCAGAAGCTACCGCCATGAACAACCTAAAAAGACTTGTTGATATTACTATGAAAAGTAGAGCATCCGCTTCCACCTCCACGATAACTATTTCAAGATTTGAGTATGAGTACTTAAAAGGACGTGCAGCACAGGCAGTTGACGTTGCTGATAAAAAAGTGGCAGCAGCTCAAGCTTGGACAAAAGCTTTGCAAGCAAGTAAAAAGGAGATCTCAATGAAGACAGAGGTCGTCAGAAAGGAAATCCAAGAGCTTAAGATGGAAGAAGAGCAAAAAGGCCTGAGAATGGAACATTCACCTTCCGTAAAGACATTGGTCGATATGCAGCTGCAGAAATGGGAGGAGATAAATGAAAAGAACCAGGAACAATCTCAGAAAGGTTTACGTGCAAAATCCACCTCAATAAGACGAGTTAAGTTCAGAAAGTCATCATCTCCTGCATCTAGAGCAGCTTCCTTCGCAGCTAGGAGAAGAAGAAAGGTAATTCCAAACATAGCTAAGTTATTTAATAGCAACAGCAACGATGAGAACCTGTAA
- the LOC107860087 gene encoding uncharacterized protein LOC107860087 gives MAHLSRTLYGNRPFYLKYQLPNEELDSLISVTTDEDLQNMLEEHDRTIAMSALTSSRIRLFLFPVKPESLGSALLDSKADSWFSDALNNTRIARRGQSTDSGFGHELIGFENTGGSNSGENLSAIGGGAGEGKQALDFGGGSVPETMVLETSSSFGSTSSSISMSNIPAIGVQAEDGGANLQDKKVRVPSSSALMDNDNIVGSTGFQPKVGIHQEPLVQVMSSMASHSLIEAEGSIVNPTLIQTPKMVQVSGYQLPQTLDGKQPQHGMQYIHGGACYVPNYPSGPLPVSSCYPLYQVPMQQPQQTPYPLNQQYPIYFVPVQQMQSHSMSVLPNINHAAVMASNLPTLHPQSVMSLPSIAYKEVVTAQSVSEPVSKVYTTVPTTSLPISAPSQTQQQYTTLPEPQLSSQPVSTASVPVANDANEFDDDLAYNQIYKSQPPPPSFISQCQTITKGATVLLSESSMQMHSNNVMNQAPSHPQ, from the exons ATGGCCCATCTTTCCCGTACCCTTTATGGTAACCGTCCGTTTTATCTGAAATACCAGCTACctaatgaggaacttgattcgcTTATTTCGGTCACGACCGATGAGGATTTACAGAACATGCTTGAAGAACACGATAGGACGATCGCCATGAGTGCGTTAACATCTTCACGTATCAGATTATTCCTCTTCCCGGTAAAGCCTGAATCATTGGGTTCGGCGTTACTTGATTCTAAAGCTGATTCGTGGTTTTCCGATGCTTTGAATAATACGCGGATTGCTAGAAGGGGACAATCGACTGATTCGGGTTTTGGGCATGAGCTTATCGGGTTTGAAAATACGGGTGGGTCGAATTCAGGGGAAAATTTGAGTGCGATTGGAGGGGGTGCTGGAGAGGGCAAGCAAGCGTTGGATTTTGGTGGTGGTTCGGTGCCGGAGACTATGGTTTTGGAGACGAGTTCTTCGTTTGGGTCGACAAGTTCTTCCATTTCTATGTCTAATATACCTGCTATTGGAGTTCAAGCTGAGGATGGTGGTGCTAATTTGCAGGACAAAAAAGTTAGAGTGCCTTCATCATCAGCTTTAATGGATAA TGACAATATTGTTGGAAGTACTGGTTTTCAACCTAAAGTTGGAATTCACCAAGAGCCACTTGTTCAAGTAATGTCCAGCATGGCCTCACACAGTCTCATCGAAGCAGAAGGCTCCATTGTCAATCCTACTCTCATTCAGACACCGAAAATGGTTCAGGTTTCTGGGTATCAACTACCTCAAACATTGGATGGGAAGCAGCCCCAACATGGAATGCAATATATTCATGGTGGTGCTTGTTATGTACCTAACTATCCTAGTGGTCCATTGCCAGTATCATCCTGTTATCCATTATATCAGGTTCCCATGCAGCAGCCGCAACAAACTCCTTATCCACTGAATCAACAGTACCCAATATACTTTGTTCCTGTGCAGCAAATGCAATCTCACAGTATGTCAGTGCTGCCCAACATTAATCATGCAGCAGTGATGGCGTCCAATCTGCCAACCTTGCATCCACAAAGTGTCATGAGCCTTCCATCAATAGCTTATAAGGAGGTTGTGACAGCTCAATCAGTGTCTGAGCCGGTTTCAAAAGTTTACACAACAGTCCCAACAACATCACTACCCATTAGTGCCCCTTCTCAGACTCAGCAACAATATACTACCCTTCCTGAACCACAGCTTAGTTCCCAACCCGTCTCAACTGCATCAGTTCCTGTTGCGAATGATGCAAATGAGTTTGACGATGATCTTGCATACAATCAGATATATAAATCTCAGCCTCCTCCACCTTCTTTCATTTCCCAGTGCCAAACCATTACAAAGGGGGCAACAGTATTACTGTCAGAGTCTTCCATGCAGATGCACAGTAACAATGTAATGAACCAGGCACCATCACATCCTCAGTGA
- the LOC107860088 gene encoding lipid phosphate phosphatase 2-like isoform X1 — translation MPWWDLRSVFFFKNFRCLTESQNGSSQRSETSAGFSQLFLPLIANRKNQQGRMRDAQPGSHTVRSHAMTVISHTVRSHGIMVARTHLNDWLILVLLLAIVILLNAIHPFYRFVGKGMMEDLKYPLKSNTVPIWAVPVYAVLLPMFVFLLIYFRRRDVYDLHHAILGLLFSVLVTAVITGAIKDAVGRPRPDFFWRCFPDGKEVYDKWGDVVCHGDKNVVKEGHKSFPSGHTSVSFAGLGFLSLYLSGKIQAFDCRGHVAKLCLVLFPLLLASMVAISRVDDYWHHWQDVFAGGLIGFTVAALCYLQFFPPPYHDQGWATYAYFRALEESRGAAEAANRANANTDNTRCTEIQIESRQNERSNNTLTGISLSGDSGPTVEDLESGRR, via the exons ATGCCATGGTGGGATTTAAGATctgttttctttttcaagaatttcAGATGCCTTACGGAGTCTCAG AACGGATCAAGTCAAAGGTCGGAAACTTCTGCTGGATTTTCTCAACTGTTTCTGCCGCTGATTGCAAACAGGAAAAACCAG CAGGGCAGAATGAGGGACGCCCAGCCTGGATCACACACTGTGAGGTCTCATGCTATGACAGTGATATCACATACTGTGAGGTCTCATGGGATAATGGTGGCAAGGACTCATTTGAATGACTGGCTGATATTAGTACTACTTTTGGCAATAGTTATCCTGCTGAATGCTATCCATCCGTTTTATCGGTTTGTCGGGAAAGGCATGATGGAAGACCTCAAGTATCCTTTAAAAAGTAATACTGTACCTATTTGGGCTGTGCCA GTGTATGCTGTTCTGCTGCCTATGTTTGTTTTTCTGCTCATTTATTTTCGGCGAAGAGATGTCTATGACCTTCATCATGCCATATTAG GGCTTTTGTTCTCTGTTCTGGTAACAGCCGTTATCACAGGTGCTATAAAAGATGCAGTTGGACGGCCCAGGCCAGACTTCTTCTGGCGCTGTTTTCCAGATGGAAAAGAA GTTTACGATAAATGGGGAGATGTTGTATGCCATGGTGACAAAAATGTTGTTAAGGAGGGGCACAAGAGTTTTCCAAGTGGGCATACCTCCG TGTCCTTTGCTGGTCTTGGCTTTCTATCACTTTATTTATCTGGCAAGATACAAGCTTTTGACTGTAGAGGACATGTTGCGAAACTGTGTCTCGTGTTATTTCCTCTTCTTCTTGCATCTATGGTTGCCATTTCTCGGGTGGATGATTATTGGCATCATTGGCAGGATGTGTTTGCTGGAGGTCTAATTG GTTTTACAGTTGCAGCATTATGCTATTTGCAGTTTTTCCCACCACCATATCATGATCAAG GCTGGGCAACCTATGCTTACTTCCGTGCCCTGGAGGAGTCTCGGGGAGCTGCAGAAGCTGCTAATAGAGCTAATGCCAATACAGATAATACACGCTGCACAGAGATTCAAATAGAAAGTCGTCAGAACGAGAGATCCAACAACACATTGACAGGCATTTCTTTATCCGGGGATTCTGGTCCAACCGTGGAAGATCTAGAATCTGGGAGGAGGTAG
- the LOC107860088 gene encoding lipid phosphate phosphatase 2-like isoform X3, producing MPWWDLRSVFFFKNFRCLTESQNGSSQRSETSAGFSQLFLPLIANRKNQGRMRDAQPGSHTVRSHAMTVISHTVRSHGIMVARTHLNDWLILVLLLAIVILLNAIHPFYRFVGKGMMEDLKYPLKSNTVPIWAVPVYAVLLPMFVFLLIYFRRRDVYDLHHAILGLLFSVLVTAVITGAIKDAVGRPRPDFFWRCFPDGKEVYDKWGDVVCHGDKNVVKEGHKSFPSGHTSVSFAGLGFLSLYLSGKIQAFDCRGHVAKLCLVLFPLLLASMVAISRVDDYWHHWQDVFAGGLIGFTVAALCYLQFFPPPYHDQGWATYAYFRALEESRGAAEAANRANANTDNTRCTEIQIESRQNERSNNTLTGISLSGDSGPTVEDLESGRR from the exons ATGCCATGGTGGGATTTAAGATctgttttctttttcaagaatttcAGATGCCTTACGGAGTCTCAG AACGGATCAAGTCAAAGGTCGGAAACTTCTGCTGGATTTTCTCAACTGTTTCTGCCGCTGATTGCAAACAGGAAAAACCAG GGCAGAATGAGGGACGCCCAGCCTGGATCACACACTGTGAGGTCTCATGCTATGACAGTGATATCACATACTGTGAGGTCTCATGGGATAATGGTGGCAAGGACTCATTTGAATGACTGGCTGATATTAGTACTACTTTTGGCAATAGTTATCCTGCTGAATGCTATCCATCCGTTTTATCGGTTTGTCGGGAAAGGCATGATGGAAGACCTCAAGTATCCTTTAAAAAGTAATACTGTACCTATTTGGGCTGTGCCA GTGTATGCTGTTCTGCTGCCTATGTTTGTTTTTCTGCTCATTTATTTTCGGCGAAGAGATGTCTATGACCTTCATCATGCCATATTAG GGCTTTTGTTCTCTGTTCTGGTAACAGCCGTTATCACAGGTGCTATAAAAGATGCAGTTGGACGGCCCAGGCCAGACTTCTTCTGGCGCTGTTTTCCAGATGGAAAAGAA GTTTACGATAAATGGGGAGATGTTGTATGCCATGGTGACAAAAATGTTGTTAAGGAGGGGCACAAGAGTTTTCCAAGTGGGCATACCTCCG TGTCCTTTGCTGGTCTTGGCTTTCTATCACTTTATTTATCTGGCAAGATACAAGCTTTTGACTGTAGAGGACATGTTGCGAAACTGTGTCTCGTGTTATTTCCTCTTCTTCTTGCATCTATGGTTGCCATTTCTCGGGTGGATGATTATTGGCATCATTGGCAGGATGTGTTTGCTGGAGGTCTAATTG GTTTTACAGTTGCAGCATTATGCTATTTGCAGTTTTTCCCACCACCATATCATGATCAAG GCTGGGCAACCTATGCTTACTTCCGTGCCCTGGAGGAGTCTCGGGGAGCTGCAGAAGCTGCTAATAGAGCTAATGCCAATACAGATAATACACGCTGCACAGAGATTCAAATAGAAAGTCGTCAGAACGAGAGATCCAACAACACATTGACAGGCATTTCTTTATCCGGGGATTCTGGTCCAACCGTGGAAGATCTAGAATCTGGGAGGAGGTAG
- the LOC107860088 gene encoding lipid phosphate phosphatase 2-like isoform X2, which yields MSLNELWIVVVAPTECRNTTYNNGSSQRSETSAGFSQLFLPLIANRKNQQGRMRDAQPGSHTVRSHAMTVISHTVRSHGIMVARTHLNDWLILVLLLAIVILLNAIHPFYRFVGKGMMEDLKYPLKSNTVPIWAVPVYAVLLPMFVFLLIYFRRRDVYDLHHAILGLLFSVLVTAVITGAIKDAVGRPRPDFFWRCFPDGKEVYDKWGDVVCHGDKNVVKEGHKSFPSGHTSVSFAGLGFLSLYLSGKIQAFDCRGHVAKLCLVLFPLLLASMVAISRVDDYWHHWQDVFAGGLIGFTVAALCYLQFFPPPYHDQGWATYAYFRALEESRGAAEAANRANANTDNTRCTEIQIESRQNERSNNTLTGISLSGDSGPTVEDLESGRR from the exons ATGAGTCTAAATGAACTATGGATTGTAGTAGTTGCACCAACTGAATGCCGAAATACCACTTATAAT AACGGATCAAGTCAAAGGTCGGAAACTTCTGCTGGATTTTCTCAACTGTTTCTGCCGCTGATTGCAAACAGGAAAAACCAG CAGGGCAGAATGAGGGACGCCCAGCCTGGATCACACACTGTGAGGTCTCATGCTATGACAGTGATATCACATACTGTGAGGTCTCATGGGATAATGGTGGCAAGGACTCATTTGAATGACTGGCTGATATTAGTACTACTTTTGGCAATAGTTATCCTGCTGAATGCTATCCATCCGTTTTATCGGTTTGTCGGGAAAGGCATGATGGAAGACCTCAAGTATCCTTTAAAAAGTAATACTGTACCTATTTGGGCTGTGCCA GTGTATGCTGTTCTGCTGCCTATGTTTGTTTTTCTGCTCATTTATTTTCGGCGAAGAGATGTCTATGACCTTCATCATGCCATATTAG GGCTTTTGTTCTCTGTTCTGGTAACAGCCGTTATCACAGGTGCTATAAAAGATGCAGTTGGACGGCCCAGGCCAGACTTCTTCTGGCGCTGTTTTCCAGATGGAAAAGAA GTTTACGATAAATGGGGAGATGTTGTATGCCATGGTGACAAAAATGTTGTTAAGGAGGGGCACAAGAGTTTTCCAAGTGGGCATACCTCCG TGTCCTTTGCTGGTCTTGGCTTTCTATCACTTTATTTATCTGGCAAGATACAAGCTTTTGACTGTAGAGGACATGTTGCGAAACTGTGTCTCGTGTTATTTCCTCTTCTTCTTGCATCTATGGTTGCCATTTCTCGGGTGGATGATTATTGGCATCATTGGCAGGATGTGTTTGCTGGAGGTCTAATTG GTTTTACAGTTGCAGCATTATGCTATTTGCAGTTTTTCCCACCACCATATCATGATCAAG GCTGGGCAACCTATGCTTACTTCCGTGCCCTGGAGGAGTCTCGGGGAGCTGCAGAAGCTGCTAATAGAGCTAATGCCAATACAGATAATACACGCTGCACAGAGATTCAAATAGAAAGTCGTCAGAACGAGAGATCCAACAACACATTGACAGGCATTTCTTTATCCGGGGATTCTGGTCCAACCGTGGAAGATCTAGAATCTGGGAGGAGGTAG
- the LOC107860088 gene encoding lipid phosphate phosphatase 2-like isoform X4 has translation MSLNELWIVVVAPTECRNTTYNNGSSQRSETSAGFSQLFLPLIANRKNQGRMRDAQPGSHTVRSHAMTVISHTVRSHGIMVARTHLNDWLILVLLLAIVILLNAIHPFYRFVGKGMMEDLKYPLKSNTVPIWAVPVYAVLLPMFVFLLIYFRRRDVYDLHHAILGLLFSVLVTAVITGAIKDAVGRPRPDFFWRCFPDGKEVYDKWGDVVCHGDKNVVKEGHKSFPSGHTSVSFAGLGFLSLYLSGKIQAFDCRGHVAKLCLVLFPLLLASMVAISRVDDYWHHWQDVFAGGLIGFTVAALCYLQFFPPPYHDQGWATYAYFRALEESRGAAEAANRANANTDNTRCTEIQIESRQNERSNNTLTGISLSGDSGPTVEDLESGRR, from the exons ATGAGTCTAAATGAACTATGGATTGTAGTAGTTGCACCAACTGAATGCCGAAATACCACTTATAAT AACGGATCAAGTCAAAGGTCGGAAACTTCTGCTGGATTTTCTCAACTGTTTCTGCCGCTGATTGCAAACAGGAAAAACCAG GGCAGAATGAGGGACGCCCAGCCTGGATCACACACTGTGAGGTCTCATGCTATGACAGTGATATCACATACTGTGAGGTCTCATGGGATAATGGTGGCAAGGACTCATTTGAATGACTGGCTGATATTAGTACTACTTTTGGCAATAGTTATCCTGCTGAATGCTATCCATCCGTTTTATCGGTTTGTCGGGAAAGGCATGATGGAAGACCTCAAGTATCCTTTAAAAAGTAATACTGTACCTATTTGGGCTGTGCCA GTGTATGCTGTTCTGCTGCCTATGTTTGTTTTTCTGCTCATTTATTTTCGGCGAAGAGATGTCTATGACCTTCATCATGCCATATTAG GGCTTTTGTTCTCTGTTCTGGTAACAGCCGTTATCACAGGTGCTATAAAAGATGCAGTTGGACGGCCCAGGCCAGACTTCTTCTGGCGCTGTTTTCCAGATGGAAAAGAA GTTTACGATAAATGGGGAGATGTTGTATGCCATGGTGACAAAAATGTTGTTAAGGAGGGGCACAAGAGTTTTCCAAGTGGGCATACCTCCG TGTCCTTTGCTGGTCTTGGCTTTCTATCACTTTATTTATCTGGCAAGATACAAGCTTTTGACTGTAGAGGACATGTTGCGAAACTGTGTCTCGTGTTATTTCCTCTTCTTCTTGCATCTATGGTTGCCATTTCTCGGGTGGATGATTATTGGCATCATTGGCAGGATGTGTTTGCTGGAGGTCTAATTG GTTTTACAGTTGCAGCATTATGCTATTTGCAGTTTTTCCCACCACCATATCATGATCAAG GCTGGGCAACCTATGCTTACTTCCGTGCCCTGGAGGAGTCTCGGGGAGCTGCAGAAGCTGCTAATAGAGCTAATGCCAATACAGATAATACACGCTGCACAGAGATTCAAATAGAAAGTCGTCAGAACGAGAGATCCAACAACACATTGACAGGCATTTCTTTATCCGGGGATTCTGGTCCAACCGTGGAAGATCTAGAATCTGGGAGGAGGTAG
- the LOC107860088 gene encoding putative lipid phosphate phosphatase 3, chloroplastic isoform X5, whose amino-acid sequence MRDAQPGSHTVRSHAMTVISHTVRSHGIMVARTHLNDWLILVLLLAIVILLNAIHPFYRFVGKGMMEDLKYPLKSNTVPIWAVPVYAVLLPMFVFLLIYFRRRDVYDLHHAILGLLFSVLVTAVITGAIKDAVGRPRPDFFWRCFPDGKEVYDKWGDVVCHGDKNVVKEGHKSFPSGHTSVSFAGLGFLSLYLSGKIQAFDCRGHVAKLCLVLFPLLLASMVAISRVDDYWHHWQDVFAGGLIGFTVAALCYLQFFPPPYHDQGWATYAYFRALEESRGAAEAANRANANTDNTRCTEIQIESRQNERSNNTLTGISLSGDSGPTVEDLESGRR is encoded by the exons ATGAGGGACGCCCAGCCTGGATCACACACTGTGAGGTCTCATGCTATGACAGTGATATCACATACTGTGAGGTCTCATGGGATAATGGTGGCAAGGACTCATTTGAATGACTGGCTGATATTAGTACTACTTTTGGCAATAGTTATCCTGCTGAATGCTATCCATCCGTTTTATCGGTTTGTCGGGAAAGGCATGATGGAAGACCTCAAGTATCCTTTAAAAAGTAATACTGTACCTATTTGGGCTGTGCCA GTGTATGCTGTTCTGCTGCCTATGTTTGTTTTTCTGCTCATTTATTTTCGGCGAAGAGATGTCTATGACCTTCATCATGCCATATTAG GGCTTTTGTTCTCTGTTCTGGTAACAGCCGTTATCACAGGTGCTATAAAAGATGCAGTTGGACGGCCCAGGCCAGACTTCTTCTGGCGCTGTTTTCCAGATGGAAAAGAA GTTTACGATAAATGGGGAGATGTTGTATGCCATGGTGACAAAAATGTTGTTAAGGAGGGGCACAAGAGTTTTCCAAGTGGGCATACCTCCG TGTCCTTTGCTGGTCTTGGCTTTCTATCACTTTATTTATCTGGCAAGATACAAGCTTTTGACTGTAGAGGACATGTTGCGAAACTGTGTCTCGTGTTATTTCCTCTTCTTCTTGCATCTATGGTTGCCATTTCTCGGGTGGATGATTATTGGCATCATTGGCAGGATGTGTTTGCTGGAGGTCTAATTG GTTTTACAGTTGCAGCATTATGCTATTTGCAGTTTTTCCCACCACCATATCATGATCAAG GCTGGGCAACCTATGCTTACTTCCGTGCCCTGGAGGAGTCTCGGGGAGCTGCAGAAGCTGCTAATAGAGCTAATGCCAATACAGATAATACACGCTGCACAGAGATTCAAATAGAAAGTCGTCAGAACGAGAGATCCAACAACACATTGACAGGCATTTCTTTATCCGGGGATTCTGGTCCAACCGTGGAAGATCTAGAATCTGGGAGGAGGTAG
- the LOC107858310 gene encoding keratin, type II cytoskeletal 60 kDa, component III, which produces MQDKTLHLNALFGYRKADNNKNSLWKLKGINLTGKKGKRDGKRQSVTEFIQDNTRKLEESTLGPGGGFGIGCGIGVGVGAVGGLGFGGSEWNHVKLVFGVGMGCGVGIGFGYGQGIGVGFSWDEFKSRFFESKSSSTKPFLIYT; this is translated from the coding sequence ATGCAGGACAAAACCCTTCACCTCAATGCTTTATTTGGCTATCGAAAAGCCGACAACAACAAAAATTCCCTCTGGAAGTTAAAAGGCATTAATCTCACCGGAAAAAAGGGAAAGCGTGACGGCAAGAGGCAATCAGTGACGGAATTCATACAAGACAACACCCGGAAACTAGAAGAATCAACTTTAGGACCTGGCGGCGGATTCGGAATTGGCTGTGGAATCGGTGTGGGTGTTGGAGCTGTTGGTGGTCTAGGTTTTGGTGGTTCGGAATGGAACCATGTTAAACTAGTTTTTGGTGTGGGGATGGGTTGTGGTGTTGGTATCGGGTTCGGGTATGGCCAAGGGATTGGTGTTGGGTTTTCATGGGATGAATTTAAGTCTAGGTTTTTTGAATCCAAAAGTAGCTCCACTAAACCCTTTCTAATCTATACCTAG